A region of the Mesoterricola sediminis genome:
CCGGTCTGCCGCGTCCCGGGCGGCCGCCTCGGCGGTTTCCGCCCGCTCCATGCGGGCGAGGATGGCCCCCAGCAGGACGAGGAAGCTCAGGTAGGCGCCCGCGGCGATGAGGGTCCGCCGTCCCTGGGGCCCGGCCCCCGGCAGGCCGGCCCCCGGAAGGCCGGCCCCCGGAAGGCCGGCCCCCGGAAGGCCGCCCTCCGACCCGCAGGCGCCCCCGCCGCGGGGGCCGCCCCGGCCCATGCCCCCGTGGGGGCCGTGGCCGCCCATGCGGCCGTGGCCCATCATGGGGGCGGGCAGGCCCCCCGCGCCCAGGAGTGCCACCAGGATCCAGGTGCAGAGCAGGCCGAAGGGCAGGGCCTGCACCAGGCCGCGGGCCGGGGAAGCCAGGGGGCGTGGGTCGCCGGTCCACTGCCAGGGGAGGGGGGCCAGGACCAGGAGGGTGAAGCCCCAGGCGAAGGGCGCCAGGGCCTCCCCGTCCAGGTCCAGGCCGTCCGGGGCCAGGCCCCACCGGGCGGCGTTCCAGATGAGGCCGAAGACGAGGATGGCGCCCCAGGTCAGGGGGCGCCCCAGCCGATGCCGGAGGGACCCGGCGATTCCGCGCGCCTGCATGGGCTCAGTCTAGCCGGGCGGAAGGGGGAGCGTCGCCCACCCCTCCGCCCGGCCCTTGATCAACGGAGCGGGCAGTCGCCGGTGCCGCGGAGGCCCTGGCCGCGCCCCTGCCCCCGGCCCCGCCCCGGCCCGGGACCCGCCGCAGCGGCCGCGTCCCAGGCGGCTTTCTGCTCGGGGGTGAGCAGCCGCTCCCGTTCCAGGTGGAGGGCCCGCTGTTCCTCCAGGAGGGCGAGGTGGGCCTGGCTCTCCCGGTCCACCAGGGCGCGCAGGGGGGTCTTCCCGTCGCGCAGGGCCGTGTGGAGGGCCTGGCGGGCCTCCTGGAGGGCCTTGTGCTTGGCGTCGAGGCTGGCCTGGTGCTGGTCGGCCAGCTTCTTGAAGGCCGCCTGCTGCTCGGGGCTCAGGTTGGGCAGCTGGGCGCAGGCGCCCTGGGGACCGCCACAGGCGCCCCGGCGCCCCCCCCAGCCCTGGGCCGCGACGGGCAGGGCGAGGGCGAGGATGAGGCCGCCCAGCAGGATGCGGCCCGGATGAATGGGGTGATGGAACATGGTGCCTCCGATCGGCGGTCGTGCGATGGCCGCCTCGTCCCATTGGAGCCCCCCCGGACCGGATCGGCGGAGCCGGCCCGTCCAATCGCAGGATCCAGGGATCGAATCGCAGGAACCGGCCCTCCAACGGGGCCGGGCGGGGCGGGTTCCGGGCTTATACTCGGATCGTCCACCCCCGCCGCGCCCTCCGGGCACCCCGACCCCGGCTCCCGCACCCACCCTGCGGGATCCCCTTCCCCTGGTCCCCATGCCGATACCCCGCCCCCATCCCCTCCTCCCCGCCGCCGGGCTCCTCCTGGTGCTGGCCGCCTGCGGGGACCCGGCCCTGCCCCCCGGCGGGGACTTCACCCTGCAGGCCCCGGAGGGCGCCCTCGACACCCGGACGCTGCGCGGCTCGGCGCTCCTCGTGTGTTTCGGCTACGCCGCCTGCCCGGATCCGGTCCAGGCCCATGTGCGGGCCTGCGCCCAGGCCCTCCAGCGGTTGCCGGCCGACCAGCGCGCCCGGGTCCGGCTGCTCCTGGTGAGCAGCGATCCCTGGCGGGACACCCCGGCCCGCATGGGGGCCTACGCCGCCCTCCTGGATCCGGCCGTCACGGGCCTCACGGGCGCCCCCGAGGTGGTGGCCGCGGTGGAGCGGGCCTTCGGGGCCCCGGCGGTCCGGGGTCCGGCGGGCCCCGACGGCGGCTACGACGTGACCCACAGCCGGCGCATCCACGTGGTGGATCCCCGGGGGCGCCTCGCCGCCGTGCTGCCCGCCAACGCGGGGCCTGACCGGGTGCTCTCGGCCCTCCGGCGGGTCCTGTGATGCCCCGGGCCACCGCCTGGACCCTGGGCCTCCTGGCCCTCCTGGCCTGCGCCGTGGGCCTGGCGTGGGCCGACGGTCCCCGTCTCGCCCGGCGAAGGGCGCCGGCCCGTGCGGCCACGGCGGCCTTCGTGGCCCGCCACCGGCTCACGGACCTGGCCCTCTTCACCGAAGCGCCCCACACCCGGCATCCGGGCCTGGCCCTGCCCCACGACGCCCTTCCCGACGACCCCCTGCCCCTGGATCGCCACCCCAGCGGCAGCCTGCTCCCGCCCCCCCATGCCACCCTGGATTGAACGCCACCTCGGCTTCCTGGACCTTGCCCGGACCTCCCTCGCCCGCCGCTGGGGCCGCACCGCCGTCCTCCTCACGGTGCAGGCCCTGCTGGTCTTCCTGGTGGGATCCCTCCTGCTCCTGGCCGCCGCCCTCCGCCAGGAGGCCGCCGCCGCGCTGGCGGGGGCCCCGGAGCTCATCCTGCAACGGCGCCTGGCCGGGGCGCCGGCGCCCGTGCCCCCGGACTACCTGGCGTCGGTCGGCCCCCTGCGCGGCCTGGCGTCCGCCGAAGGCCGCCTCTGGGGGCACCTGGCCGACCCGGGCACCGGCGCCACCCTCACTGTGCGGGTGCCCGGGACGCCCCTGGCCCCCGGCACCGTCCAGGTGGGGCCCACCCTCGCCGCCCTCCGCGGGTGGCGGGCCGGGGACCGGATCGCCCTGCGGGACGCCAGCGGCGAGCCCCGCGTGTTCCAGGTGGCCGGCCTGCTGCCGGAGGCCGCGGCCCTGGCCAACGGCGACCTGGTCTTCATGGGCGAGGCGGATTTCCGGACCTTCTTCCGCTACCCCGAGGGGCACTGGACGGACCTGGCCCTCGCCGCGGGCAACCCCCGGGAAGCCCGCACCCTCGCCACCAAGCTGACCCGCCTCCTCCCCGACGCCCGGGTGGTCCTCCGGGAGGATCTGATCCGGGCCTACGGCGCCGTCCTGGATTGGCGCCAGGGCCTGGCCCTGGCCGCCCTGGGGGGCGCCCTCCTGGCCTTCGCCATCCTCGCCTGGGACCGGGCCTCGGGCCTGTCCGCCGAGGAGCGCCGGGAACTGGCGGTCCTGCGGGCCCTGGGCTGGGACCCCGGCCACCTCATCGCCCTCAAGGCCTGGGAGGGCGCGCTGGGGTCCCTGGCCGCCTTCGCCGTCGGGTACGTCGGGGCCCACGTCCATGTCTTCCATGCCGGAGGCCGCCTGCTGGAACCGGTCCTCCGGGGCTGGAGCCCCCTGCCCCCGCGCCTGGCGCTGATCCCCGCCGACACGGGCCCCGTCGTCCTCCTGCTCCTGGTGCTCACGGTGGCGCCCGCCGCCGCCGCGGCCCTCCTCCCCACCTGGCGCGCGGCCGCTTCCGAGCCGGCCGAGGGGATGCAGCCATGATCACCCTCGCCGGCGTCAGCAAAGCCTTCCATCCGGGCACCCCGGCGGAACACTGGGCCCTCCGGGACGTGGACCTGGCCCTGGAGCCCGGCCAGGTGACCGTGCTCACCGGCCCCAGCGGCGCGGGGAAGACCACCCTCCTGCTCTTGGCGGGCTGCCTGGCCAGGCCCACCTCCGGCCGGGTGCTTTTCCGGGGCGAGCCCATCTCCCACCTGGGCGAGCGCTTCCTGGCGGAGACCCGGAACCGGCACATCGGCTTCGTATTCCAGCAGTTCAACCTCCTCCCCGGCCGGTCGGCCCTCCAGAACGTCCTGCTTCCGGCCGTGCCCCTGGGCACCCCCTGGCGGGCCCGCCTGGACCGGGCCCAGGGCCTCCTGGAGACCCTGCAGGTGGGTCACCGGGCCCACGCCGAGGCCTCCCGCCTCTCCTCGGGGGAGCAGCAGCGGGTGGCCATCGCCCGGGCCCTCATGAACGACCCGGAGATCCTCCTGGCCGACGAGCCCACCGCCAACTTGGACGCCGCGGCGGCGGAGCGCTTCGTGGACCTCCTCGCCCGCCTCCACACCCGGGGCCGGACCCTCCTCCTCTCCAGCCACGACCCCCGGCTCGTGGCGAGCGGCGTCGCACACCGCACCCTCCGGCTCGCGGACGGGCGCCTGGAGGAGGCCTGATGCTCCTCCGGCCCCTGGCCCTCGCCGTGCTCGCGGCCGCCCTCACCGGGACCCTGCTCCTGGGGGCGGCCCTGCCCCATGCCTGGCGGGTGCTCCGGCGGTGGAACCCCGCGGACGCCGGCGAGGCCCAGGTGCGGCTGGAGCGGGACACCTGGCTCTTCCCCCCCCTGGCCGCCTTTGCCCTGGCCCTCCAGGCCCTGGCCCTGCCCCTCTTCCTGCTGGACGCGGACCGGGCTGCCGCCCTGTTGCCCGGCGCCATGTGCGCGGTGGGCACGCTCCGGGCCAGCGCCCTCGGCTTCCCCGCCCTCTTCACGCACCTGGCGCTGGTCCTCCTGGGGAGCGTCTGGCTGGCCCTCCACCGGATCGACGCCCGCACCCCGGGCGCGCCCCTGGCCCGGCCCCTGGCGGCCCTCCTGGGGGTCCTGGCCCCCCTGCAGGCGGCGGTCCTGGGCCTCCAGGCGGCCTTCTACGCGGACCTCGACCCGGCCCGGGTGACCTCCTGCTGCCAGACCCTCTTCGACCCCGCCACGGGCACGGCCGCGGGTGGGCTGGCGGCGTGGGCCCCGGGCCGCGCCCTGCCCGCCTTCATCGGGGCCCTCCTCCTGGCCGCGGCCCTGGCCTTCGCCTGCCTGCGCAAGCCCGCCCTGGGCCTCTGGGCGGCCCTGGCGGGCCTGGCCGCCGCGGCCGTGGCCTGCGCGGGCATCACCTCCTTCCTCGGCCCCTACGTGTACGAACTGCCCGGTCACCACTGCCCCTTCTGCCTCCTCCAGCCGGAGTACGCCCGCGTGGGCTGGCTCCTCTACCCGCCCCTCCTGGGCGCCACGGCCGCCGCCCTGGCCCTGGGCGCCCTGCACCCCCTCCGCGGCCGCTTCCAGGCTGCGCCGGCGGCGGCGGCCACGGCCCGCCGCCTCGCCTGGACCGCGGGGCTGGGCTTCCTGGCCTTCCTCGTCCTGTCCCTGGTCCTGATCGGGCGCTCCCGCCTGATCCTGCTCTGAGGTGCCCATGCGCTCCCTCGCCATCCTCGCCTTGTTGGCCCTTCCCTTGACCGCCCAGACCCCCTCGGCCCCGCCCGCCGCCGCGGCCCCCGCCGACGACCTGGCCCGGCACCCCCGCTGCGGGTTCTGCGGCATGGACCGGACGCGCTTCAGCGCCACCCGCATGCTGGTGGTGTACGCGGACGGCCACACCGAAGGCACCTGCTCCCTTCATTGCGCCGCCCTCGGCCTGGCCCTGAACCTGGACCGGGAGCCCGCCCGCCTGTGGGTCGGCGATCAGGGCGCCGGCACGGACCCCCGGCCCCTCCTGGACGCGGAGCAGGCCACCTTCCTCCTGGGCAGCCGCTTACCCGGCGTCATGACCGCCGTGAGCAAGGCGGCCTTCGCCTCCCGGGACGCGGCCCTCCGGGCCCAGGCGGCCCAGGGTGGGGAGCTGGCGACCTTCGAGCAGGCCCTCCAGGCCGCCTACGCGGACATGGCCAAGGATGTGGCCCGCATCCGCAAAATGCGGGCGGAGCGCAAGCGCCACGCCCAGCCCGCGGCCAAGCCATGAGGCGCCTCGCCGCCTTCGTCGCCAGCGCCGTGCTCCTGGCGGACCCCGGGCCGCCCCCCGTGGGACCCAAGGCCGCCTGCCCCGTCTGCGGCATGCGGGTCACCCCGCACGGGGCCTGGGTGGCGTCCCTCACCTGGCAGGACGGCAGCGCCTCCCACTTCGATGGCGCCAAGGACCTGTTCAAGTTCCTCGCCGCTCCCGCCCGGTACCTCCCCGGCCGGAAGCGGGAGGCCGTGGCCGCCCTCCACGTGCGGGAGTACTACGGCCTGAAGCCCATCCGCGCCGAGGCGGCCTGGTACGTCGTGGGCTCCGACACCCTCGGGCCCATGGGCCACGAACTCGTGCCCCTGGCGACGGAGGCCGACGCCCGCGAGTTCCTCCGGGACCACGGCGGCCGCCGCATCCTCCGCTTCCCCCAGGTCGACGCCGCGGTCCTGGCGGGGCTGGACGCCGGAAGGTTCTGAGCCGGGAATCGGATCACCTTTCAAGGTTGCAGAATTCAGCCAGTTTCCTGGCCGCATCCCTGGCGGGATTTCCAGCCGGGAATGCGGCCTCAACGGACATTTTCGAATAGGGTGAAGCCCGGATTTTCACCGCTACGGCTTCTGATCCAGCGACAAGTTTACGAATGATTTTGATCATTTTCTGGTGCGGCACATCCCCCGCCATGGCAATGAACCCGAGGGCAGAGCCATCCACATCGGGGAGGCCGCACTTCCTCATCACAATGCCACTGAATTTCGCAACATAGGGTTCCGGCCCCTCGACCCGGACCTCCAGCAGGGCTTGACGCTCATTCTGCGCGTTCATCCGGAAGTCATCCCAGGGAAAGGCCGGATGCTTTGACCTCAATGCATTCACGTTTCCAATATAAAGGCTCATCCCGAGGACATGCGAAGTGGCATGGCTGCCATAGATCACAAGCGCGGAATCCAGGTATCCGTTTCGCGTTTTCAATTTTCCCCGAACCCAGATCTGGCGCAGGGACGCCGATTCAATGCCCTTTTCCCTGGGAGCTGCGAACGCCCAGCCTTCCTCCCCCAGGCCCGGGATCGAGAACGTTAGCATCATCAATAGGACTATGATTTTATCCATGTGATTCAAGGGTCTCCAGGCAAGGAGTCATGGCTATACGACGCCCGGTGATCAAGCGTTACATCATTATAATTATTTGAATTCCGGGCGCACCCATCCGGGCCTCGCCCTGTACCGGCCCTTGGATTCCCGCATCCTGAGGCGCGGTTCCTCCCGATCGCAGCTTCGCTAGGCTGTGTTCGGAATCTATAGATTAGATAAATAGTTAACTTGTACTCATACGTAAAGGCTCGTACACCACGAATTTTCCTGGGGTAACGATGCCGAGACGTTTCCTGACCGATGCCATGTGGGCAAAGCTTGAACCGCTCCTTCCGCCAGAGCGTGGAGGGATGGGGCGATCCCGTCACCCCAACCGTCCCATGGTGGAGGCGATCCCGTGGAGGCACAGGACTGGGGCGCCGTGGAGGGACCTGCCGGAGGAATTTGGACCTTGGACAAGCGTGTACACGCGATTTGAGGCCTGGACCAAGCGCGGCGTGTGGCAAAGGATCCTGGAGCTCCTGCGCAAGGAAGCCGACCTGGAGTGGGTCATGCCGGATGGCACCATCATTCGCGCTCATCAACCTTCAGCAGGCAAAAGGGGGGGCTCTGGAACCAGGCGCTCGGACGATCTCGGGGTGGATGCTCGACCAAGATCCATTTGATCTGCGATGCCCACGGTAATCCTTTGGATTTCATGGTCACTCCGGGGCAAGCCCATGGAAGCCGGTCTGCTGAAGGATTGCTGTGCGGTTGGCAGGCAGAGTACGTGTTCGGAGATCGGGCCTACGATGGGAACCCGGTAAGGAAGGCGATCGAGGCCATGGGTGCGACAGCCGTCATCCCACCTCATCCCCGGCGCAAGAATCCGGCGGCCTGGGTCTCACACCTATACAAGGCCCGCCATGCCATCGAGCATGGGTTCGCCAAGCTCAAACAGTTCAGGGCGCTGGCCACCAGGTTCGACAAAACGGCGCGAAGTTTCTCAGCCCAGGTGGCTTTGGCCTGCATCGTGATCTGGCTGAGGCTATGAGCGGAGGGTGACAAGCGTTCCGGATCCTCATTGATCCTATGAAACGCGGAGGCGCGGAGGATCTCGCAGAGGGTCGCGGAGGAAAGCGCTCCTGGAACCTGCCCCTGGATATCGAGTGGAGGGGGCTTGTGGTTGAGCGGGCCTACCGGCTGGATTTGCTGGTTGACGACCTCGTGGTCGTGGAGGCTAAGGCGGAATGGAGAGGGCTTGATCCTTTCTCCGCGAGCCTCAGCGAGATCCTCCGCGCCTCCGCGTTCCAATAGGATGCTGCGAATGCGCGGCGCCATCAGGCACTGCAGCACAGACTCACTATTCCAGCTCCTCCATGCTCCGGCACGGATGGGTATTAGCCATTACTATCCTAGATTACGAACACACCCTAGGCGAAGAAGAACGGCGCCTCCAGGTCCTCGGCCTGCATCACCTGGACGAGGGTGCGCAGGGCCCCGCGGAGGGTCTCCACCTGCTCCCGCTCCAGGGCCTCCAGGCCGGCCAGGAGGTGGCCCTGGGCCGGATGGGGCGCGGCGATGAGGAGGGCCTCGCCCCGGGGGGTGGGGACCAGGGACACCCGTCGCCGGTCGGCGGGATCCGGGTTCCGGACCACCAGGCCCTTGAGGACGAGGCGGTCCACCACGCCCACGACGGTGCTGGGGTCCAGCTTCATGCGGGCGGCCAGGTCCTTCAGGGCGCAGGGGCCGCTCCGGCCCAGCTCCCACAGGGCCCAGAGCTGGGGACCGGTGAGCCCGAAGCGGCGCTCCACGGACCGGGAGTAGGTCTCCAGGGCCTTAACGACCAGGCGGAGGTCCTGCATGCAGGCCTGGACGAGCTCGTGCTGGGTTTCGACGGCGGATTCCGTGGGCATGGGGAACAGTTTGTATTGCAAATCAAATTTCGGCAACGTACGGTGGAATGGGCGTGGGCTGTCCCGCGCCCCTTCCTGGACAGGCTCCCCATGATGCTGCGCTCCCTAGCCAACCGTGGGCTCCGGCTTCCGCTGATGGCGCTGGCCCTGGCCGCCCTCCCCGGGGCCCCCGCCCAGGCGGCGGATGGCCGCGGCACCCTGCGCCGCCTGGCGGTGCTGCTCCAGGCCGCGCCCGGGGCGGGCGTGGGCCGGGAGATCGCGGCCGAGATCCACGCCACCGCCCTGGCGGATCTCCAGGCCTCCGGGGCCTTCCGCCAGGTGGAGGCGGCCGGCGCCGATCACCGCGAACCGGGCGGCGGCCTCCTCCTGAAGGTGGCCCCCCGGGCCGGCGCCGCCGGGACCCTCCTCCTGGAGGCGCTCTGCCTCGAGCCCGCCACCCACCGCATCCTCTGGAAGCGCGCCTTCCAGGGCCCCGTGGGCGCGGCGCGGCGCATGGCCCACCGCGTGGCGGACGATCTGGTCGGCCTCGTGACCGGGGTCCCCGGCGCCGCCGACAGCGCCTTCGTGTTCGCCAAGGACCTGCCCCGGGGCATCCGGGAGATCCACGCCGTCGCCCGGGACGGCTCCGGGGAGCGGCCCCTGACGGCCTTCCAGAGCCTCACCGACTACCCCGCCCTGTCCGCGGACGGCCGACTGGCCGTGGTCTCGTACAAGGCCGGTCCCCCCCAGATCTGGGCCCAGCGGACCCCCCAGGCGCCCCTCGTCCCCCTGAGCTCCCACACGCCCACCCGCGGCATGGGGATCCGGGACCTGGCCTGGTCCCCGGACGGCCGGCTCATCGCCTTTGTCCAGGACACCCCCCGGGGCCTCTCGGGCATCCAGACCCTCGATCCCGCCACCACCGCCCGCACCGCCCTGACCCCCGGGGATCACCTGGACACCTGCCCCACCTGGAGCCCGGACAGCCAGCGGCTGGCCTTCGTGTCTGACCG
Encoded here:
- a CDS encoding nitrous oxide reductase accessory protein NosL, with amino-acid sequence MRRLAAFVASAVLLADPGPPPVGPKAACPVCGMRVTPHGAWVASLTWQDGSASHFDGAKDLFKFLAAPARYLPGRKREAVAALHVREYYGLKPIRAEAAWYVVGSDTLGPMGHELVPLATEADAREFLRDHGGRRILRFPQVDAAVLAGLDAGRF
- a CDS encoding SCO family protein, encoding MPIPRPHPLLPAAGLLLVLAACGDPALPPGGDFTLQAPEGALDTRTLRGSALLVCFGYAACPDPVQAHVRACAQALQRLPADQRARVRLLLVSSDPWRDTPARMGAYAALLDPAVTGLTGAPEVVAAVERAFGAPAVRGPAGPDGGYDVTHSRRIHVVDPRGRLAAVLPANAGPDRVLSALRRVL
- a CDS encoding ABC transporter ATP-binding protein codes for the protein MITLAGVSKAFHPGTPAEHWALRDVDLALEPGQVTVLTGPSGAGKTTLLLLAGCLARPTSGRVLFRGEPISHLGERFLAETRNRHIGFVFQQFNLLPGRSALQNVLLPAVPLGTPWRARLDRAQGLLETLQVGHRAHAEASRLSSGEQQRVAIARALMNDPEILLADEPTANLDAAAAERFVDLLARLHTRGRTLLLSSHDPRLVASGVAHRTLRLADGRLEEA
- a CDS encoding MarR family winged helix-turn-helix transcriptional regulator, yielding MPTESAVETQHELVQACMQDLRLVVKALETYSRSVERRFGLTGPQLWALWELGRSGPCALKDLAARMKLDPSTVVGVVDRLVLKGLVVRNPDPADRRRVSLVPTPRGEALLIAAPHPAQGHLLAGLEALEREQVETLRGALRTLVQVMQAEDLEAPFFFA
- a CDS encoding Spy/CpxP family protein refolding chaperone encodes the protein MFHHPIHPGRILLGGLILALALPVAAQGWGGRRGACGGPQGACAQLPNLSPEQQAAFKKLADQHQASLDAKHKALQEARQALHTALRDGKTPLRALVDRESQAHLALLEEQRALHLERERLLTPEQKAAWDAAAAAGPGPGRGRGQGRGQGLRGTGDCPLR
- a CDS encoding DPP IV N-terminal domain-containing protein, whose product is MMLRSLANRGLRLPLMALALAALPGAPAQAADGRGTLRRLAVLLQAAPGAGVGREIAAEIHATALADLQASGAFRQVEAAGADHREPGGGLLLKVAPRAGAAGTLLLEALCLEPATHRILWKRAFQGPVGAARRMAHRVADDLVGLVTGVPGAADSAFVFAKDLPRGIREIHAVARDGSGERPLTAFQSLTDYPALSADGRLAVVSYKAGPPQIWAQRTPQAPLVPLSSHTPTRGMGIRDLAWSPDGRLIAFVQDTPRGLSGIQTLDPATTARTALTPGDHLDTCPTWSPDSQRLAFVSDRAGVAQVFVQDLHGGQPRQLTRDGAPKVAAAWSPLGDRIAVAARQDGATRLLLLAPDGTGVTEVARWSQTVRGLRWSPDGRSLLVEIQDGGRSRFLIAEPGGKVQPADGLPTGARGPLWVKLATAG
- a CDS encoding GxxExxY protein, giving the protein MKRGGAEDLAEGRGGKRSWNLPLDIEWRGLVVERAYRLDLLVDDLVVVEAKAEWRGLDPFSASLSEILRASAFQ
- a CDS encoding sensor histidine kinase, coding for MQARGIAGSLRHRLGRPLTWGAILVFGLIWNAARWGLAPDGLDLDGEALAPFAWGFTLLVLAPLPWQWTGDPRPLASPARGLVQALPFGLLCTWILVALLGAGGLPAPMMGHGRMGGHGPHGGMGRGGPRGGGACGSEGGLPGAGLPGAGLPGAGLPGAGPQGRRTLIAAGAYLSFLVLLGAILARMERAETAEAAARDAADRTRLRALQGQMHPHVFFNAVSGVAELVREDPAGAERALLDMAGLLRQVLDLGERTAHPLAAERQLAERYLALEALRLGRRLQVTWDWDGSLDAQEVPPLVLQPLVENAIKHGIAPERGGGELRIRAGRAGDGLVLEVANTGAPPEAGRPEGVALRNLRERLALLGLDPAAAFALVREGAWTRATLRLPLEIPDHG
- a CDS encoding ABC transporter permease; the encoded protein is MPPWIERHLGFLDLARTSLARRWGRTAVLLTVQALLVFLVGSLLLLAAALRQEAAAALAGAPELILQRRLAGAPAPVPPDYLASVGPLRGLASAEGRLWGHLADPGTGATLTVRVPGTPLAPGTVQVGPTLAALRGWRAGDRIALRDASGEPRVFQVAGLLPEAAALANGDLVFMGEADFRTFFRYPEGHWTDLALAAGNPREARTLATKLTRLLPDARVVLREDLIRAYGAVLDWRQGLALAALGGALLAFAILAWDRASGLSAEERRELAVLRALGWDPGHLIALKAWEGALGSLAAFAVGYVGAHVHVFHAGGRLLEPVLRGWSPLPPRLALIPADTGPVVLLLLVLTVAPAAAAALLPTWRAAASEPAEGMQP
- a CDS encoding nitrous oxide reductase accessory protein NosL is translated as MRSLAILALLALPLTAQTPSAPPAAAAPADDLARHPRCGFCGMDRTRFSATRMLVVYADGHTEGTCSLHCAALGLALNLDREPARLWVGDQGAGTDPRPLLDAEQATFLLGSRLPGVMTAVSKAAFASRDAALRAQAAQGGELATFEQALQAAYADMAKDVARIRKMRAERKRHAQPAAKP